ATTAACACTTTGGAATTGAGATAAGATGCGGACGATCGTCAGGATTTTGTTGTTGGGGCTGATGTGCTCCCTGCTCGCTTTGGACGGAGATGCCTTTGGGAGAGATGCCAAGGGGCGTTTTGTCGTTGTCATCGACCCCGGACACGGCGGGCATGACAGTGGCGCACTGGGACGAAAGATCTATGAAAAGACGGTGACCCTCAATGTCGCCCTCAAGGTAGGAGAGTACATCAAGTCTTTGGATCCGAGTATCATCGTCCACTACACACGTCGCAAAGATGTCTTCATCGGACTCAATGAGCGTGCGGACTTCGCAAACAACAAGAAGGCCGATCTCTTCGTCTCCATCCATGCCAATTCGGCAGGACTCAAAAACCCCAAAGCCAAAGGCACAGAGACCTATGTCCTCGGTCTCGCTCGCACAGCCGAAAACCTCGCCGTGGCAATGAAGGAGAATGCCGCGATCCTCAAGGAGGACAACTATACACAGAAGTATGAGGGCTTCGACCCGAACTCGACCGAGTCCTACATCATCTTCGAATTCATGCAAAACAAGCACCTCGAAAGCAGCCTCGACCTCGCACAGCGTGTACACAAGGGGCTTGTGGGCAGAGGGTTTCACAATCGGGGTGTGAGGCAAGCCGGATTTCTCGTACTCCGCCGGACTTCCATGCCGAGTATCCTCATCGAGCTGGGGTTCGTGACCAACCCTTCGGACGAAGCCTACATGGGGTCTGCCAAGGGGGTAGATGAGATGGGGCGCAGCATCGCCGGAGCCATTGTGGCGTATGCGGAGAAGATCTGCTCCAGAGATGGTTCGGCCGGGGCTCGTCAGACGCGTCCTACCTCAGTAGAAGAGCCCCCCACGGTAGTGGAAGAAGCACCGACTCCTGTCGAGACGAACGAGATCGAAACACCCACCCCTCCTACCCCGACAGCCGTCGAGACAAAAGGCAAGGTCACCTATCGGGTGCAGGTCTATGCCAGTGACAAACCTGTAAAAAACACAGCAAAGACTTTCAAGGGGTACCAAAAGCATCTCAACCACTTCAAGGAGGGTAAGATGCACAAGTACACGCTCTACGATGTGGGGACACTGAAAGAGGCGCAGAAGCTCCAAAAAGAGTTGAATAAGAAGTACAAGGGTTGTTTTGTTGTAAAATTTATCGACGGAAAGAAAGCATAGTTGTATCTTTGTGACACATAAAAACAGATAATACACTTATTTACAATAGGATTTTAGGATATGCCGACCACTAACGCTAAGAGAAAAAAGCTCTTTTCCATAGGCCTCACGGCCCTGATGGCGCTGTTGATGTTTTACTTTGGGTTCAACTTCTTGAAAGGGACCAACATCTTCGAGCGCACCAATGTCTATTATGTCACCTTCGAGCATCTGAAGGATGTGACCAAGTCCACACCCGTATCCATGGATGGCTACCGTGTCGGTCTTGTACGCAGTCTGCACTTCGACTACGAGCACCTCAAGGGTGTCACAGCGGAGCTCGCCTTGGACAAAAACATCAAGATACCCAAGGGCAGTAAGGTCATCATCAAGGGCAACCCCCTAAGCGGAGCAGAGCTCTCGATCGCCAAGCCAAAGACCTACACCGCCTTCCACACCCCCGGGG
This is a stretch of genomic DNA from Porphyromonas cangingivalis. It encodes these proteins:
- a CDS encoding N-acetylmuramoyl-L-alanine amidase family protein, which translates into the protein MRTIVRILLLGLMCSLLALDGDAFGRDAKGRFVVVIDPGHGGHDSGALGRKIYEKTVTLNVALKVGEYIKSLDPSIIVHYTRRKDVFIGLNERADFANNKKADLFVSIHANSAGLKNPKAKGTETYVLGLARTAENLAVAMKENAAILKEDNYTQKYEGFDPNSTESYIIFEFMQNKHLESSLDLAQRVHKGLVGRGFHNRGVRQAGFLVLRRTSMPSILIELGFVTNPSDEAYMGSAKGVDEMGRSIAGAIVAYAEKICSRDGSAGARQTRPTSVEEPPTVVEEAPTPVETNEIETPTPPTPTAVETKGKVTYRVQVYASDKPVKNTAKTFKGYQKHLNHFKEGKMHKYTLYDVGTLKEAQKLQKELNKKYKGCFVVKFIDGKKA